Proteins encoded by one window of Microplitis demolitor isolate Queensland-Clemson2020A chromosome 6, iyMicDemo2.1a, whole genome shotgun sequence:
- the LOC103579927 gene encoding uncharacterized protein LOC103579927, which produces MFMQELWLVKLGWDTPLSADLRQKWISFKTQLNMIDIIKIPRWVHSSTNSALEIHEFSDASQLAMAAAVFIKVLPRDHTQRAKVTLLCSKTKVAPLKPLTIPRLELTAAHMLAKLVNHCQKTLNYSQVPTYLWTDSITLTWIHSHPSRWKDFVRNRVSFIQELIPDGHWKFVPGIDSPADCATRGLTTSQLKTHQLWWSGPSCLLDNSPSWPSSPIQNDAITHLEERPVKSLYASAQSLTSTWTLMERPIPLLRMLRVTAICGRVRDIIKRLPNSTLAHPLTSAEVNLALQFCIKETQRTHFHLELQLLENRASWPKDHPFARLVAYRDTDGIIRVGGRLENAPDSDQQKHPAILPRDAALTRLVISDAHQRTMHGSTQLTLVHARLRYWIIGGRQPVRSHILKCLVCARHRGVRAQQLMEQLPAQRVTPAPPFSHTGVDYASPVSIKSWKGRGSRIYKGWICVFVCLTRSAVHIDLVSDYSSPGLIAALRRFIHRRGVCTALYSDCGTTFQGAYSELKRLFTQGTQESNALLDWATVHQITWHFNPPTAPHMGGIWEAAVKLVKNHLTRTLGESAFTFEELTTFLTQVKGILNSRPLEALSDDPQDLSTLTPGHFLIGRPLIAIPEPSLMDTDVSRLSRWQFIQQRVQHFWKHWSTSYIQRHLALTKWHHARNDIKLGSLVLLTDERTPPTRWPLAKVTALHPGKDNLTRVVTIQTATGALTRPITKLAILPRAPEPDA; this is translated from the coding sequence ATGTTCATGCAGGAGCTTTGGCTTGTCAAACTCGGCTGGGACACTCCATTGTCTGCAGATCTACGTCAGAAATGGATTTCATTCAAGACTCAACTCAACATGATTGACATCATCAAAATTCCCAGATGGGTCCACTCGTCCACGAACTCGGCTCTAGAAATCCATGAATTCTCCGATGCCTCGCAATTGGCGATGGCAGCGGCAGTTTTTATCAAGGTCCTACCAAGAGATCACACTCAGAGGGCAAAGGTTACGCTGCTTTGCTCCAAAACCAAGGTGGCACCGTTGAAACCCCTAACGATTCCACGCTTGGAACTCACCGCGGCTCACATGTTGGCAAAACTCGTCAACCACTGCCAGAAAACACTCAACTACTCGCAAGTGCCAACATACCTTTGGACCGATTCAATCACACTCACGTGGATACACTCACACCCGTCTCGCTGGAAAGACTTTGTCAGAAATAGGGTGTCATTCATTCAAGAACTAATTCCAGATGGCCACTGGAAGTTTGTCCCTGGCATTGACAGTCCAGCAGATTGTGCAACTCGAGGCTTGACAACTAGTCAGCTTAAAACTCATCAACTATGGTGGTCTGGCCCATCATGCTTGCTTGACAACTCGCCGTCCTGGCCATCCAGTCCTATCCAGAATGATGCAATTACTCACCTGGAAGAACGTCCAGTCAAATCACTCTATGCTTCAGCTCAATCACTCACCTCAACTTGGACACTCATGGAACGTCCAATCCCACTGTTGCGCATGCTCAGAGTCACAGCAATCTGTGGGAGGGTACGCGATATAATCAAACGCCTACCAAACTCAACTCTAGCCCATCCACTTACGTCAGCTGAAGTCAACCTAGCACTCCAATTCTGCATCAAGGAAACTCAACGTACTCACTTCCATCTGGAACTCCAATTACTCGAAAACCGAGCATCATGGCCAAAGGATCACCCGTTTGCTCGGTTAGTTGCCTATCGAGACACCGATGGCATTATCCGAGTAGGGGGGAGACTGGAGAATGCTCCAGACTCTGATCAACAGAAGCATCCGGCAATCTTACCTCGTGATGCAGCTCTCACTCGACTCGTCATCTCTGATGCCCATCAGCGTACCATGCATGGTAGTACTCAACTCACACTCGTTCACGCTCGCTTACGATACTGGATTATTGGTGGACGTCAACCAGTACGTTCACATATACTCAAATGTCTCGTCTGTGCTCGTCATCGAGGTGTTCGGGCTCAGCAATTAATGGAACAGCTCCCAGCTCAACGTGTCACTCCAGCGCCACCATTTTCCCACACTGGAGTCGATTACGCTAGTCCAGTATCAATCAAATCGTGGAAAGGTCGCGGATCCAGGATATACAAGGGCTGGATCTGTGTGTTTGTCTGCTTGACCAGGTCAGCAGTGCACATCGACCTTGTCAGCGACTACTCGTCACCTGGATTAATCGCAGCTCTCCGGCGATTTATTCATCGTCGGGGTGTATGTACAGCACTCTACAGCGACTGTGGAACGACTTTCCAAGGCGCATACTCAGAACTCAAGCGGCTCTTCACTCAAGGTACTCAAGAATCCAATGCTCTACTCGATTGGGCCACTGTGCATCAAATTACATGGCATTTCAACCCGCCTACTGCTCCCCATATGGGTGGTATATGGGAAGCCGCAGtgaaattagtgaaaaatCACCTGACTCGCACACTCGGAGAATCAGCCTTCACGTTTGAAGAACTTACGACTTTTTTAACGCAAGTGAAGGGGATTCTAAACTCGAGACCATTGGAAGCCTTGTCAGACGATCCTCAAGATCTGTCAACGCTCACTCCAGGTCATTTTCTCATTGGGAGACCACTCATTGCCATCCCAGAACCGTCACTCATGGATACAGATGTATCACGACTCTCGAGATGGCAATTCATCCAACAACGTGTTCAACATTTCTGGAAACACTGGTCCACCAGTTACATCCAACGTCATCTGGCTCTTACCAAGTGGCATCATGCTCGCAATGACATCAAACTCGGCTCACTCGTCCTTCTTACTGATGAACGAACTCCACCAACTCGCTGGCCACTCGCTAAAGTGACCGCACTCCACCCTGGAAAGGATAATCTCACTCGAGTGGTGACCATTCAAACAGCCACTGGTGCTCTCACTCGTCCAATTACTAAGCTCGCAATTCTACCACGTGCTCCAGAACCAGATGCCTAA
- the LOC103579933 gene encoding uncharacterized protein LOC103579933 — translation MGIGAAKAGRTRGWVNITLRSCHSDQSLTIKAHIISGLMAQLPSDQVADADLHQFVNLPVADPDFTIPGPMDIIIGADYYGQVVTGEIIKSESPGLLAQNTIFGWIIIGPVQTRLIKSLTIHHAVSNHHDQDLQNLLTRFWLQEEVSSTQSRSLTFEEEACEAHFRDTHTRDSSGRYIVRLPLLSDPQQLGNSYTAAHRCL, via the coding sequence ATGGGGATCGGTGCAGCCAAGGCTGGCCGTACCAGGGGATGGGTGAACATAACCTTACGTTCATGCCACTCGGATCAATCACTTACAATAAAGGCTCATATCATAAGTGGTTTAATGGCTCAATTACCATCTGACCAAGTCGCAGATGCCGACTTACATCAGTTCGTCAATCTACCAGTCGCAGATCCAGATTTCACAATTCCAGGTCCAATGGATATCATCATTGGAGCCGATTATTACGGCCAAGTCGTCACTGGCGAGATCATCAAAAGTGAATCTCCTGGATTACTCGCTCAAAACACAATATTTGGATGGATTATCATTGGTCCAGTCCAAACTCGGCTCATCAAATCACTTACAATTCATCACGCTGTCTCCAATCATCATGATCAAGATCTCCAAAACCTACTAACTCGGTTCTGGCTCCAAGAAGAAGTCAGTTCAACTCAATCACGCTCATTAACCTTCGAGGAAGAGGCTTGTGAAGCTCACTTTCGGGATACTCACACTCGAGACAGTTCTGGCAGATACATTGTCAGACTGCCACTACTATCAGACCCACAACAACTGGGGAACTCATACACAGCAGCACATCGCTGTTTGTAA
- the LOC103579932 gene encoding uncharacterized protein LOC103579932, with amino-acid sequence MAEYIELRHMVPATSSSSSPQYFLPHHGVLKEDNNNFKIRVVFNGSKPTSSGLSLNNIMHTGPNLLVNIFDVLISSRQHRFIFITDVTKMNRQILVHEQDQNLQQILWFDEEGNISPFKLATVTYGTKSAPFLAVRSLLQLVEDEGHRFPLAIDPLTKGRYVDDIFGGADTLESLQAVADDIEGLCIAGGFPLAKWASNHRKLLQLNRAEAITQ; translated from the coding sequence ATGGCAGAGTATATCGAACTTAGGCACATGGTGCCTGCgacatcatcgtcatcatctcCTCAATACTTCCTACCTCACCACGGGGTACTAAAAGAAGACAACAACAATTTCAAGATCCGTGTGGTCTTCAACGGCTCAAAACCAACCAGTTCTGGACTCTCACTCAACAACATCATGCATACCGGGCCAAACTTACTCGTCAACATCTTCGACGTACTCATCAGCTCAAGACAACACCGGTTCATCTTTATCACAGATGTTACCAAAATGAATCGACAAATTTTGGTCCACGAACAAGATCAAAATCTTCAACAAATACTCTGGTTTGATGAGGAAGGAAACATCAGTCCCTTCAAACTTGCTACAGTTACTTATGGGACAAAATCGGCTCCGTTTCTTGCGGTTCGATCTTTACTCCAATTAGTCGAAGATGAGGGACATCGGTTCCCACTCGCAATCGATCCACTCACCAAAGGACGGTATGTCGACGACATTTTCGGCGGTGCAGATACTCTCGAGTCACTGCAAGCAGTTGCAGATGACATCGAAGGTCTGTGCATAGCGGGCGGCTTCCCACTCGCTAAATGGGCAAGCAATCATCGCAAATTACTTCAGCTCAATCGTGCGGAAGCGATTACACAATAA